Proteins found in one Serratia plymuthica genomic segment:
- a CDS encoding LysR family transcriptional regulator has translation MRNRLPLNALRAFESSARHLNFTRAGLELSVTQAAVSQQVRMLEEQLGIVLFKRLPRGLDLTEEGQALLPVLTESFDRIESVLQQFEGGHFHEVLTIAVVGTFAVGWLMPRLASFREAHPFVDLRILTNNNLVNLSADGMDFAIRFGEGLWPATCNIKLFDAPLTVLCPPEVAARLRSPEDLKNELLMRSYRKDEWERWFAAAQIAPWRINGPVFDASRLMVEGAINCGGVALAPASMFARELQGGLLVRPFAAEANLGGYWLTRLKSRVMTPAMKTFEGWLQQQARQEQA, from the coding sequence ATGCGTAACCGACTGCCGCTGAACGCACTGCGCGCTTTTGAATCCTCCGCCCGCCACCTTAACTTTACCCGCGCCGGCCTGGAGCTGAGCGTGACCCAGGCCGCCGTCAGCCAGCAGGTGCGAATGCTGGAAGAACAGCTGGGCATTGTGCTGTTCAAGCGCCTGCCGCGTGGTCTGGATCTTACCGAAGAAGGCCAGGCGCTGCTGCCGGTATTAACCGAATCCTTTGACCGCATCGAGTCGGTACTGCAGCAGTTTGAAGGCGGCCATTTTCATGAGGTACTGACGATTGCGGTGGTCGGCACCTTTGCGGTCGGCTGGCTGATGCCGCGGCTGGCGTCGTTCCGGGAGGCCCACCCGTTTGTCGATCTGCGCATCCTGACCAACAACAATCTGGTTAACCTGTCCGCGGACGGCATGGATTTCGCCATTCGCTTCGGTGAGGGGCTGTGGCCCGCGACCTGCAATATCAAGCTGTTTGACGCGCCGTTGACGGTGTTGTGCCCGCCGGAGGTCGCCGCGCGCCTGCGTTCACCGGAAGATCTTAAAAACGAGCTGCTGATGCGCAGTTACCGCAAGGATGAATGGGAACGCTGGTTTGCCGCCGCGCAGATCGCTCCCTGGCGCATTAACGGCCCGGTGTTCGATGCGTCGAGATTGATGGTCGAGGGGGCGATAAACTGCGGCGGCGTGGCGCTGGCTCCCGCCAGTATGTTCGCCCGGGAGTTGCAGGGAGGGCTGTTGGTGCGCCCCTTTGCCGCCGAAGCGAATCTGGGCGGCTATTGGCTGACCCGCCTGAAATCCCGCGTAATGACCCCGGCGATGAAAACCTTCGAAGGCTGGCTGCAACAGCAGGCCCGGCAAGAACAGGCTTAG
- the ampC gene encoding class C beta-lactamase yields the protein MKRTHKLAVALLTALAIPAGHAADKADIDAIIQPLMQKYGVPGMAIAVSVEGKQQFYHYGVASKQTGKPITNQTLFEIGSLSKTFTATLAAYANDEGKLSFAEPASRYLPELRGSAFDHVSLLKLATHTSGLPLFVPDEVTNDAQLMAYYKQWQPPKPAGSTRVYSNLGIGMLGMITAKSLNQPFAQAMEQRLFPALGLTHSYINVPTGQMANYAQGYNKKDQPVRVTPGPLDAESYGVKSNAQDLIRYLEANMQVAKVGDKWRKALDETHTGYYRAGVLTQDLMWESYPYPVELARLTEGNNAGMIMNGTPATAITPPQREQGAAWFNKTGSTGGFSTYAVFLPKQKIAVVMLANKWFPNDDRVAATYRIVQSLEKP from the coding sequence ATGAAGAGAACCCATAAGTTGGCGGTGGCGTTGCTGACCGCACTGGCGATACCGGCAGGCCATGCCGCAGATAAAGCCGACATCGATGCCATCATTCAACCGCTGATGCAGAAATACGGCGTGCCGGGCATGGCGATCGCGGTATCGGTGGAAGGGAAACAGCAGTTTTATCATTATGGCGTGGCGTCCAAACAGACCGGCAAACCCATCACCAACCAGACGCTGTTTGAAATCGGCTCGCTGAGCAAAACCTTCACCGCCACGCTGGCGGCCTATGCCAACGATGAGGGCAAACTGTCGTTCGCCGAACCGGCCAGCCGTTATTTGCCGGAGCTGCGCGGCAGCGCGTTTGACCATGTCAGCCTGCTGAAGCTGGCGACTCATACCTCCGGGTTGCCGCTGTTTGTGCCGGACGAGGTGACCAACGACGCGCAACTGATGGCCTATTACAAGCAATGGCAGCCACCTAAACCGGCAGGCAGCACCCGCGTTTATTCCAATCTGGGTATCGGCATGCTGGGGATGATCACGGCGAAAAGCCTGAACCAACCCTTTGCTCAGGCGATGGAGCAACGCTTGTTCCCGGCGCTGGGGCTGACGCACAGCTACATTAACGTACCGACCGGCCAAATGGCGAATTACGCCCAGGGCTACAACAAAAAAGACCAGCCGGTGCGGGTCACGCCGGGACCGCTGGATGCCGAATCCTACGGCGTCAAATCCAATGCGCAGGATCTGATCCGCTACCTCGAGGCCAATATGCAGGTCGCGAAGGTGGGGGATAAATGGCGCAAGGCGCTGGACGAGACCCATACCGGCTATTACCGGGCGGGGGTACTCACCCAGGATCTGATGTGGGAAAGCTATCCTTATCCGGTGGAGCTGGCGCGCCTGACGGAGGGCAACAATGCCGGGATGATCATGAACGGCACGCCGGCCACCGCCATCACGCCGCCGCAACGGGAACAGGGCGCGGCCTGGTTCAATAAAACCGGTTCGACCGGCGGCTTCTCTACCTATGCGGTGTTTTTGCCCAAGCAAAAGATTGCCGTGGTCATGCTGGCCAACAAATGGTTCCCGAATGACGATCGGGTGGCGGCCACTTACCGCATCGTACAGTCGCTGGAAAAACCCTAA